The following proteins come from a genomic window of Sorghum bicolor cultivar BTx623 chromosome 3, Sorghum_bicolor_NCBIv3, whole genome shotgun sequence:
- the LOC8063126 gene encoding amino acid permease 8, giving the protein MDKSGAAADDVERGDYEQEHDRRGTVWTATAHIVTAVIGSGVLALAWSVAQLGWVAGPLALAGFACVTYYTSTLLANAYRAPHPVTGDRNRTYMDAVRSYLSPREVLMCGIAQYVNLWGTMVGYTITATISMAAIRQSDCFHRNGAGARCDASGTVLMLAFSVVQVVLSQFPGLEHITWLSVVAAVMSFAYSFIGLGLSVGQWVSHGGGLGGRIAGATAASSTKKLWNVLLALGNIAFAYTFAEVLIEIQDTLKSPPPENKTMKKAAMYGIGATTIFYISVGCAGYAAFGSNAPGNILTAGGLGPFWLVDIANMCLILHLIGAYQVYAQPIFASVERWAASRWPEAKFINSAYTVSIPLMQRGSVTVAPYKLVLRTVIVTATTLVALMIPFFNAVLGLLGAFSFWPLTVYFPISMHIAQGKITKGTKWYLLQALSMICLMISVAVGIGSVTDIVSSLKVSSNPFKL; this is encoded by the exons ATGGACAAGAGCGGGGCGGCAGCCGACGACGTCGAGCGGGGCGACTACGAGCAGGAGCACGACAGGAGAG GGACGGTATGGACGGCGACGGCGCACATTGTGACGGCGGTGATCGGCTCCGGCGTTCTGGCGCTGGCCTGGAGTGTGGCGCAGCTGGGCTGGGTCGCGGGGCCCCTCGCGCTCGCCGGCTTCGCGTGCGTCACCTACTACACCTCCACCCTGCTCGCCAACGCCTACCGCGCGCCACACCCCGTCACCGGCGACAGGAACCGCACCTACATGGACGCCGTCAGATCCTACCTCA GTCCCAGAGAGGTGCTCATGTGCGGGATCGCGCAGTACGTGAACCTGTGGGGCACCATGGTCGGCTACACCATCACTGCAACCATAAGCATGGC CGCGATCAGGCAGTCCGACTGCTTCCACCGGAACGGCGCCGGCGCGCGCTGCGACGCGTCAGGGACCGTGCTCATGCTGGCGTTCAGCGTGGTCCAGGTGGTGCTGTCCCAGTTCCCTGGCCTGGAGCACATCACCTGGCTGTCCGTCGTCGCGGCGGTCATGTCGTTCGCCTACTCCTTCATCGGCCTCGGCCTCTCGGTGGGGCAGTGGGTGTCTCACGGTGGCGGCCTCGGGGGCAGGATCGCAGGTGCTACCGCGGCGTCCTCCACCAAGAAGCTCTGGAATGTGCTCCTTGCCCTGGGGAACATTGCCTTCGCTTACACCTTTGCGGAAGTGCTAATTGAGATCCAG GATACACTCAAGTCACCACCACCGGAGAACAAGACGATGAAGAAGGCAGCAATGTATGGGATTGGAGCCACCACCATCTTCTACATCTCTGTTGGCTGCGCTGGGTATGCTGCATTTGGTTCAAATGCTCCAGGCAACATCCTGACGGCAGGCGGGTTGGGTCCCTTCTGGCTGGTTGACATTGCCAACATGTGCCTCATTCTCCACCTGATCGGTGCATACCAG GTATATGCTCAGCCTATCTTTGCTTCAGTTGAGAGGTGGGCAGCCTCCCGGTGGCCGGAAGCCAAGTTCATCAACAGCGCCTACACCGTCAGCATCCCCCTCATGCAGAGAGGATCGGTGACCGTTGCACCATACAAGCTTGTCCTAAGGACTGTTATAGTCACCGCGACGACTCTAGTGGCACTGATGATACCATTCTTCAACGCTGTGCTGGGGCTCCTCGGCGCATTCAGCTTCTGGCCGCTGACGGTTTACTTCCCCATAAGCATGCACATTGCCCAGGGCAAGATCACCAAGGGGACGAAGTGGTACCTTCTGCAGGCTTTGAGCATGATTTGTTTGATGATTTCAGTGGCGGTGGGAATAGGCTCTGTAACTGACATTGTCAGTAGCCTGAAGGTCTCTTCCAACCCTTTCAAACTGTAA
- the LOC8061009 gene encoding receptor protein-tyrosine kinase CEPR2, translated as MSTSYFKIYFWLILVLCNFGISKSLPLDRDILLDIKGYLKDPQNYLHNWDESHSPCQFYGVTCDRNSGDVIGISLSNISLSGTISSSFSLLEQLRNLELGANSISGSIPAALANCSNLQVLNLSMNSLTGQLPDLSALVNLQVLDLSTNNFNGAFPTWASKLSGLTELGLGENSFDEGDVPESIGDLKNLTWLFLGQCNLRGEIPASVFDLVSLGTLDFSRNQITGVFPKAISKLRNLWKIELYQNNLTGEIPQELATLTLLSEFDVSRNQLTGMLPKEIGGLKKLRIFHIYHNNFFGELPEELGNLQFLESFSTYENQFSGKFPANLGRFSPLNTIDISENFFSGEFPRFLCQNNKLQFLLALTNNFSGEFPGSYSSCKTLQRFRISQNQFSGSIPAGLWGLPNAVIIDVADNGFIGGLSSDIGFSVTLNQLYVQNNNFIGELPVELGRLTLLQKLVASNNRLSGQIPKQIGSLKQLTYLHLEHNALEGSIPPDIGMCSSMVDLNLAENSLTGDIPDTLASLVTLNSLNISHNMISGDIPEGLQSLKLSDIDFSHNELSGPVPPQLLMIAGDYAFSENAGLCVADTSEGWKQSITNLKPCQWSDNRDNLSRRRLLLVLVTVISLVVLLFGLACLSYENYKLEEFNRKGDIESGSDTDLKWVLETFQPPELDPEEICNLDAENLIGCGGTGKVYRLELSKGRGTVAVKELWKRDDAKLLEAEINTLGKIRHRNILKLNAFLTGASNFLVYEYVVNGNLYDAIRREFKAGQPELDWDKRCRIAVGVAKGIMYLHHDCSPAIIHRDIKSTNILLDEKYEAKLADFGIAKLVEGSTLSCFAGTHGYMAPELAYSLKATEKSDVYSFGVVLLELLTGRSPTDQQFDGETDIVSWVSFHLAKQNPAAVLDPKVNNDASDYMIKALNIAIVCTTQLPSERPTMREVVKMLIDIDPSSTARRAKNKNDK; from the exons CCACAGAATTACCTACACAACTGGGATGAATCCCATTCACCATGCCAATTTTACGGTGTTACATGTGACCGCAATTCTGGTGATGTCATTGGGATATCACTCTCAAATATCTCACTATCAGGCACAATATCATCTTCATTTTCTCTTCTTGAACAATTACGCAATCTGGAGCTTGGGGCAAACTCCATCTCAGGAAGTATTCCTGCTGCGCTCGCCAATTGCTCAAATCTGCAGGTTCTTAATCTGTCAATGAACAGTTTAACAGGCCAATTGCCTGATCTTTCAGCATTGGTCAACCTACAAGTTCTTGACTTGTCGACCAATAATTTTAATGGGGCATTCCCAACATGGGCCAGCAAATTATCAGGCCTGACTGAATTAggtctaggagagaatagcttcGATGAAGGTGATGTTCCGGAAAGCATTGGAGACCTGAAGAACTTAACATGGCTATTCCTGGGACAATGCAATCTTAGGGGAGAGATACCAGCTTCAGTCTTTGATTTAGTATCACTCGGGACATTGGACTTCTCACGCAATCAAATTACTGGTGTATTCCCGAAGGCAATATCCAAACTGAGGAACCTATGGAAGATTGAGCTCTACCAAAACAACTTGACTGGTGAAATTCCTCAAGAGCTTGCAACTCTAACCTTGTTATCTGAATTTGATGTTTCACGGAATCAGCTGACTGGCATGCTGCCTAAGGAGATTGGCGGCCTGAAGAAGCTGAGGATATTCCATATATACCACAACAACTTCTTTGGCGAACTTCCTGAAGAGCTGGGGAACCTGCAGTTTCTTGAGTCATTCTCAACCTATGAAAATCAGTTCTCAGGAAAGTTCCCTGCCAACCTGGGTCGGTTCTCGCCGCTCAACACAATCGACATATCAGAGAATTTCTTTTCTGGTGAATTTCCAAGATTCTTGTGCCAAAACAACAAGCTTCAGTTCTTACTGGCTTTGACCAACAACTTTTCAGGTGAATTCCCCGGCTCTTACTCTTCCTGCAAGACACTTCAGAGGTTCAGAATAAGTCAAAATCAATTCAGTGGGAGTATTCCTGCTGGCTTGTGGGGATTGCCTAATGCTGTGATAATTGATGTTGCTGATAATGGATTTATTGGGGGCCTATCTTCTGATATAGGCTTTTCAGTTACTCTGAACCAGCTGTATGTTCAGAACAACAACTTCATTGGTGAGCTTCCGGTAGAGCTGGGGAGGCTTACCCTGCTTCAGAAGTTGGTTGCTTCCAACAACAGACTCTCTGGCCAAATACCTAAACAAATTGGAAGTCTCAAGCAGCTGACTTACCTGCATTTGGAACATAATGCACTGGAAGGGTCAATACCGCCAGATATTGGTATGTGCAGTAGCATGGTTGACCTGAATCTTGCAGAGAATTCTTTGACTGGAGACATTCCGGACACACTGGCCTCCCTTGTCACTCTAAATTCACTCAATATATCCCATAACATGATCTCTGGTGACATTCCTGAAGGTTTGCAGTCACTGAAGCTGAGTGATATTGATTTCTCCCACAATGAGTTGTCTGGACCAGTCCCTCCCCAACTCTTGATGATAGCTGGAGATTATGCATTTTCTGAAAATGCTGGCCTTTGTGTTGCAGACACTTCAGAAGGCTGGAAACAAAGTATCACTAATCTAAAACCTTGCCAGTGGTCCGATAACCGTGACAACTTGTCAAGGAGacggcttcttcttgttctggtAACTGTGATATCTTTAGTTGTTCTCCTGTTTGGCTTGGCATGTCTGAGCTATGAAAATTATAAGCTAGAAGAGTTCAACAGAAAAGGGGATATTGAGAGTGGCAGTGACACTGATTTGAAGTGGGTTCTTGAGACCTTCCAACCCCCAGAACTTGATCCTGAGGAGATATGCAACTTGGATGCAGAGAATTTGATTGGCTGTGGAGGCACTGGCAAAGTTTACAGGCTAGAATTGAGCAAGGGAAGGGGAACTGTGGCTGTGAAGGAGTTGTGGAAGCGTGATGATGCAAAACTCTTGGAGGCTGAGATAAATACCCTTGGGAAGATACGCCATCGGAACATTTTGAAACTCAATGCATTTTTGACTGGAGCATCAAACTTTCTGGTCTATGAGTATGTGGTGAATGGCAATCTGTATGATGCTATTCGCCGTGAGTTCAAAGCTGGGCAGCCGGAGCTTGACTGGGATAAGAGGTGCCGGATTGCTGTTGGGGTTGCAAAGGGCATCATGTACCTTCACCATGATTGCTCCCCGGCCATAATTCATCGGGACATAAAGTCAACCAATATTCTGCTGGACGAGAAGTATGAAGCTAAGCTTGCAGATTTCGGTATTGCTAAATTGGTGGAAGGTTCGACGCTTAGCTGTTTCGCTGGTACGCATGGCTACATGGCTCCTG AGCTTGCGTATTCTCTAAAGGCGACTGAGAAGAGCGATGTTTACAGCTTCGGTGTCGTACTGCTAGAGTTGCTTACTGGACGTAGCCCAACTGATCAACAATTTGACGGTGAAACAGACATTGTCTCCTGGGTTTCATTTCATTTGGCCAAGCAAAACCCTGCAGCTGTTCTTGATCCAAAAGTAAACAATGATGCATCAGATTACATGATAAAGGCGTTGAATATTGCTATTGTGTGTACCACTCAGCTTCCATCAGAACGGCCGACAATGAGAGAAGTCGTGAAAATGCTCATTGACATTGATCCTAGTTCCACAGCTAGGAGGGCAAAGAACAAGAATGATAAGTAA
- the LOC8061010 gene encoding amino acid permease 4 — translation MDMEKVERKEVEVDDDGRVRTGTVWTATTHAITAVIGSGVLALPWSVAQMGWVLGPIALIGCAYITYYTAVLLSDCYRTPDPVHGKRNHTYMDVVRSCLGPRNVVVCGLAQYAILWGTMVGYTITTATSIMAVARTDCHHYSGHDAACVSSGTMYMVAFGLVEVVLSQFPSLEKLTIISVVAAVMSCTYSFVGLFLSAAKLASNHGARGTLLGVKIGAAAGVSASTKTWHALQALGNIAFAYTYSMLLIEIQDTVKAPPSENVTMKRASFYGIGVTTIFYVSLGCIGYAAFGNAAPGNVLTGFDEPFWLVDVANVAVVIHLVGAYQVYAQPIFACYEKWLGARWPDSAFVHREYAVRLPLVGGGRAVRFTMCKLVLRTAFVAATTVVSLMLPFFNAVLGLLGAIAFWPLTVYFPVTMYIAQAKVAPGSRKWVALQALNVGALVVSLLAAVGSVADMVQRLGHVTIFQTQL, via the exons ATGGACATGGAGAAGGTGGAGaggaaggaggtggaggtggacgacgacggccgcGTCAGAACAG GGACGGTATGGACGGCGACGACGCACGCCATCACCGCCGTGATAGGTTCCGGCGTGCTCGCCCTGCCCTGGAGCGTCGCGCAGATGGGTTGGGTGCTCGGCCCCATCGCCCTCATCGGCTGCGCCTACATCACCTACTACACCGCCGTCCTCCTGTCCGACTGCTACCGCACGCCGGACCCCGTCCACGGCAAACGGAACCACACCTACATGGACGTCGTCCGCTCATGCCTCG GGCCTAGGAATGTGGTGGTGTGTGGACTTGCACAGTATGCGATCCTCTGGGGTACAATGGTGGGCTACACAATCACCACCGCCACAAGCATCAT GGCCGTCGCGCGCACGGACTGCCACCACTACAGCGGCCACGACGCGGCGTGCGTCTCGTCCGGGACGATGTACATGGTGGCGTTCGGCCTCGTCGAGGTGGTCCTGTCCCAGTTCCCGAGCCTGGAGAAGCTCACCATCATCTCCGTGGTCGCCGCCGTCATGTCGTGCACCTACTCCTTCGTCGGGCTGTTCTTGAGCGCCGCCAAGCTCGCGTCCAACCACGGGGCACGCGGCACCCTCCTCGGCGTCAAGAtcggcgccgccgcgggcgtCTCCGCGTCCACCAAGACGTGGCACGCCCTGCAGGCACTCGGCAACATTGCCTTCGCCTACACCTACTCAATGCTTCTCATAGAAATCCAG GACACTGTGAAGGCACCGCCATCGGAGAACGTGACGATGAAGAGGGCCAGCTTCTACGGCATTGGCGTGACGACCATCTTCTACGTGTCGCTCGGGTGCATCGGGTACGCGGCCTTCGGCAACGCCGCGCCGGGGAACGTGCTCACCGGCTTCGACGAGCCGTTCTGGCTCGTCGACGTCGCCAACGTCGCCGTGGTCATCCACTTGGTTGGAGCATATCAG GTGTACGCGCAGCCGATCTTCGCGTGCTACGAGAAGTGGCTGGGTGCCCGGTGGCCGGACTCGGCCTTCGTCCACCGCGAGTACGCGGTGCGCCTGCCCCTGGTCGGCGGCGGCCGCGCGGTGCGGTTCACGATGTGCAAGCTGGTGCTGCGCACGGCGTTCGTGGCGGCCACGACGGTGGTGTCGCTGATGCTGCCCTTCTTCAACGCCGTGCTGGGGCTGCTGGGCGCCATCGCGTTCTGGCCGCTGACGGTGTACTTCCCGGTGACCATGTACATCGCGCAGGCCAAGGTGGCGCCCGGCAGCCGCAAGTGGGTGGCGCTGCAGGCGCTCAACGTGGGCGCGCTCGTGGTCTCGCTGCTCGCCGCCGTGGGCTCCGTGGCCGACATGGTGCAGCGCCTGGGCCATGTCACCATCTTCCAGACGCAGCTCTGA